The following are from one region of the Ruficoccus sp. ZRK36 genome:
- a CDS encoding prepilin-type N-terminal cleavage/methylation domain-containing protein, translating to MLRPYPPIQSRTRSHTGAAFSLVEVMVGLVILALLGALTASAVNSAQESARLSKSTATIRQLGTAALVYATDNKGRWPRSNHSFTRSERQWWLALSGYLWKEPLSSRGDPRYIQYEARMLRDPLNPAEGSGGSLSNRYSYGINGYLQLDPAIDDYEGRPAHWGSAQFVPHPERTVLFAANRQQTSDHFMAHFWSKRGDDLTDLDPRNDDKVAYVYCDGHVAWQLPAKAFAPEAGVDHWNPSRAGIMRP from the coding sequence ATGCTTAGGCCTTACCCACCGATCCAGAGTCGCACCCGGTCCCACACCGGGGCGGCCTTCTCGCTGGTGGAGGTCATGGTGGGCCTGGTCATCCTCGCCCTGCTGGGAGCGCTGACGGCATCGGCCGTCAACAGTGCCCAGGAGAGCGCCCGGCTGAGTAAGTCCACGGCAACGATCCGCCAACTCGGCACCGCCGCGCTGGTTTACGCCACGGATAATAAGGGAAGATGGCCGCGCAGTAACCACTCCTTTACCCGCAGTGAACGCCAATGGTGGCTCGCCCTCTCTGGCTACCTCTGGAAAGAGCCCCTGAGCAGTCGAGGTGACCCGCGCTACATCCAGTACGAAGCCCGCATGCTGCGTGACCCGCTCAACCCTGCCGAGGGCTCTGGCGGCAGCCTGTCGAACCGCTACAGCTACGGCATCAATGGCTACCTCCAGCTCGACCCGGCCATCGACGACTATGAAGGCCGCCCAGCGCACTGGGGGAGCGCCCAGTTCGTTCCTCATCCAGAGCGCACGGTCCTCTTTGCCGCGAACCGCCAGCAAACCAGCGACCACTTTATGGCGCACTTCTGGAGTAAGCGCGGGGACGACTTAACGGACCTCGATCCCCGCAACGACGACAAAGTCGCCTACGTCTACTGCGATGGACATGTGGCCTGGCAACTGCCCGCAAAGGCGTTTGCCCCCGAGGCAGGCGTTGACCACTGGAATCCTTCGCGAGCCGGAATCATGCGCCCGTAA
- a CDS encoding zinc metallopeptidase produces MNTILSLSLFPTLGIIIPMGSGWGLWLVLVVPTIILGLWAQHKVKSTYGKYSQVASRGRITGAEAASAVMRKAGITDVEIVEIGGQLTDHYDPLHKRLALSSANYRGTSLAALGVSAHEAGHAIQHKVGYKALQLRMSLIPITTAASQILPIVLIASFFLPFLAANLIGLKIAVACYLVLTIFQLITLPVEFDASARARKELVGIGIIDQDEAVGVVRTLNAAGWTYVAAFISSLANLIYLFLISRDR; encoded by the coding sequence ATGAACACAATTCTCTCACTTTCCCTTTTCCCCACGCTCGGCATCATCATCCCGATGGGCAGCGGATGGGGGCTGTGGCTCGTGCTCGTCGTGCCGACGATTATCCTCGGCCTGTGGGCACAGCATAAAGTCAAAAGCACTTACGGCAAATACAGCCAGGTGGCATCGCGTGGCCGCATCACCGGGGCTGAAGCCGCCTCCGCCGTCATGCGCAAGGCCGGGATCACCGATGTGGAAATCGTCGAAATCGGCGGTCAGCTGACCGACCACTACGACCCGCTCCACAAACGTCTCGCCCTGAGCAGCGCCAACTACCGCGGCACCAGCCTGGCCGCGCTCGGCGTCTCCGCGCACGAGGCCGGACACGCCATCCAGCACAAGGTCGGCTACAAGGCCCTGCAACTGCGCATGAGCCTGATTCCGATCACGACCGCTGCCTCGCAGATCCTGCCGATCGTGCTGATCGCCAGCTTCTTCCTCCCCTTCCTCGCCGCAAACCTGATCGGCCTAAAAATCGCCGTGGCCTGCTATCTGGTGCTGACGATTTTCCAGCTCATTACGCTGCCGGTCGAGTTTGACGCCAGCGCCCGCGCCCGCAAGGAGCTCGTCGGGATCGGCATCATCGACCAGGATGAAGCCGTCGGTGTCGTGCGCACGCTCAACGCCGCTGGCTGGACCTATGTGGCCGCGTTCATCAGCTCGCTCGCGAACCTGATCTACCTGTTCCTGATCTCCCGCGACCGCTAG
- a CDS encoding M3 family metallopeptidase, with amino-acid sequence MDHPFLADTFIIPWHLLTPAQIQPDIELALKNAQARLDAIADTPLESVTFENTLLALEAATEELTRGWGSVGHLDSVSNSPALREAYNAMLPKVSEFYTRISLNEKLWQVIKAFAETEEAKALTGTRKRLLEETLEDFRSSGADLSPEKKKQLEGINAELSRLTQKYGENVLDSTNAWELLIEDEARLSGLPQSAKDAARESAKSKDHGSDEKPVWRFTQHMPSLLPVMKYADDESLRKQVWEGSIGVGHKEPHDNTDLIWKILEQRQAKAELLGKANFADLVLERRMAKNGAAALEFTEDLHARIKDAFAAETDELEAFKAEQTGQPQDHLQPWEVAYWSEKLRKKRYDLDEEELKPYFPINRVVTGMYDLVERLYGVKIVQRPTRFTDPESGEEQRFDEGTPSADHVVAEVWHPDVKFYDLLDNDGTHIGSFYADWYPRESKRGGAWMNYLRTGGPLPDGSVAPHLGLMCGNLNPPVGGRPALMNHREVETIFHEFGHLLHHLLGKVEIKSLNGVNVAWDFVELPSQIMENWCWEKEALDLFAKHVDTGEPLPTALLDKMLEARNFEQATATMRQLSFGKMDLDLHTNFKNHEGRDLDAWVDESLEGYRAPLKTKSPAIVRRFTHLFSDPTGYAAGYYSYKWAEVLDADAFTRFKEEGVLNAETGKDFREKILQKGNSEPPEKLFHDFMGRDPDQNSLLIRAGLMAEQH; translated from the coding sequence ATGGACCATCCCTTTCTCGCCGACACCTTTATCATCCCCTGGCACCTGCTCACGCCTGCCCAGATCCAGCCCGACATCGAGCTGGCCCTGAAAAACGCACAGGCGCGGCTAGACGCGATCGCGGACACACCGCTGGAGAGCGTGACCTTTGAGAACACCCTGCTCGCCCTGGAGGCGGCGACCGAGGAGCTCACCCGTGGCTGGGGCAGCGTCGGCCACCTCGACAGCGTCTCGAACAGCCCCGCCCTGCGCGAGGCCTACAACGCCATGCTGCCCAAGGTCTCGGAGTTCTACACCCGCATCAGCCTGAACGAAAAGCTCTGGCAGGTGATCAAGGCCTTTGCCGAAACCGAGGAGGCCAAGGCCCTTACCGGCACCCGCAAGCGCTTGCTGGAGGAGACACTGGAAGACTTTCGCAGCAGCGGTGCGGACCTGTCGCCGGAAAAGAAGAAGCAGCTCGAAGGCATCAACGCCGAGCTTTCGCGCCTGACCCAGAAATACGGCGAGAACGTCCTCGACTCCACCAACGCCTGGGAACTGCTGATCGAGGACGAGGCGCGCCTGTCCGGGCTGCCGCAGTCCGCAAAGGATGCCGCCCGCGAGTCCGCCAAATCCAAAGACCACGGCTCCGATGAGAAGCCCGTCTGGCGCTTCACTCAGCACATGCCCTCGCTCCTGCCCGTCATGAAGTACGCTGATGACGAGTCCCTGCGCAAGCAGGTCTGGGAAGGCTCCATCGGCGTCGGCCACAAGGAGCCGCACGACAACACCGACCTGATCTGGAAGATTCTGGAGCAGCGCCAGGCCAAGGCCGAGCTGCTCGGTAAGGCTAACTTTGCCGATCTCGTGCTGGAGCGCCGCATGGCCAAAAACGGTGCTGCCGCCCTGGAGTTTACCGAGGACCTGCACGCCCGCATCAAGGACGCCTTTGCCGCCGAGACCGACGAGTTGGAGGCTTTTAAAGCCGAGCAGACCGGCCAACCGCAGGACCACCTCCAGCCTTGGGAGGTCGCCTACTGGTCTGAAAAACTCCGCAAAAAGCGCTACGACCTCGACGAAGAAGAGCTGAAGCCGTACTTCCCGATCAACCGCGTCGTCACCGGCATGTACGACCTGGTGGAGCGTCTCTACGGTGTGAAAATCGTGCAGCGCCCCACCCGCTTCACTGACCCCGAAAGCGGCGAGGAACAGCGCTTTGACGAGGGCACGCCCTCAGCCGATCATGTCGTAGCCGAGGTCTGGCACCCGGACGTAAAGTTCTACGATCTGCTCGACAACGACGGCACCCACATCGGCTCCTTTTACGCAGACTGGTACCCGCGCGAGTCCAAGCGCGGCGGCGCGTGGATGAACTACCTTCGCACCGGCGGGCCGCTCCCGGATGGCTCCGTGGCCCCGCACCTCGGCCTGATGTGTGGTAACCTCAACCCGCCCGTCGGCGGCAGGCCCGCGCTCATGAACCACCGCGAGGTGGAGACCATTTTCCACGAGTTCGGCCACCTCCTGCACCACCTGCTCGGCAAGGTCGAAATAAAATCCCTCAACGGCGTAAACGTCGCCTGGGACTTCGTCGAGCTGCCCTCGCAGATCATGGAAAACTGGTGCTGGGAAAAAGAGGCGCTCGACCTCTTCGCCAAGCATGTGGACACCGGCGAACCTCTGCCCACTGCCCTGCTGGACAAGATGCTCGAAGCCCGCAACTTCGAGCAGGCCACCGCGACGATGCGCCAGCTCTCCTTTGGCAAGATGGATCTCGATCTGCACACCAATTTCAAGAACCACGAGGGCCGCGACCTCGACGCCTGGGTGGACGAGTCCCTGGAGGGCTACCGCGCTCCGCTCAAGACCAAGTCCCCCGCCATCGTCCGCCGCTTCACCCACTTGTTTTCCGACCCGACCGGCTACGCCGCCGGGTACTACTCCTACAAATGGGCCGAGGTGCTCGACGCCGACGCCTTCACCCGCTTCAAGGAGGAAGGGGTGCTCAATGCCGAGACCGGGAAGGACTTCCGAGAAAAGATCCTGCAAAAGGGTAACTCCGAGCCGCCCGAAAAGCTCTTCCACGACTTCATGGGCCGTGACCCGGACCAGAACTCGCTCCTCATTCGAGCCGGGTTGATGGCAGAGCAGCATTAA
- a CDS encoding 2-enoyl thioester reductase domain-containing protein — MNTEPQAVRYHERGKPEDVLKLESMPAGNPGKGEALVALRAAVIHPSDMGMIGGTYGRLPDLPAVGGREGAGVVLAVGEGVTELKVGQQVKMPEALGAWRQAVVAPVEDFIAIPNEVPAEMAAQAFINPPTALRILRDFIDFKPGEWIIQNAANSAVGVSMIQLAHHCGLKTINVVRDAETWEPILKDMGADVVVAEESGYEKKIKELTGGAKPRLGLNSIGGDSVIRLIRCMADSAKVVTFGGMVGDKVRFPTRNLIFNDLHLCGFWMDKWVRTHSKEEFDAMQAEIFDLMAKGALKLPIDSTYSFDKATEAVARANAGGRKGKVLITSDWQG; from the coding sequence GTGAATACAGAACCGCAAGCAGTCCGCTACCACGAACGGGGCAAGCCCGAAGACGTCCTCAAGCTCGAATCGATGCCCGCCGGAAACCCCGGTAAGGGAGAAGCGCTGGTCGCTCTGCGTGCGGCCGTCATTCACCCCTCGGACATGGGGATGATCGGCGGCACCTACGGGCGCCTGCCTGACCTGCCGGCCGTCGGTGGCCGTGAAGGCGCGGGCGTCGTTCTCGCCGTCGGTGAGGGTGTGACGGAGCTCAAGGTCGGTCAGCAGGTCAAGATGCCCGAGGCGCTTGGTGCCTGGCGTCAGGCCGTCGTCGCCCCGGTCGAAGATTTTATCGCCATCCCTAACGAAGTCCCGGCCGAGATGGCCGCGCAGGCCTTTATCAACCCGCCGACCGCCCTGCGCATCCTGCGCGACTTTATCGACTTCAAGCCCGGCGAATGGATCATCCAGAACGCCGCCAACTCCGCCGTCGGGGTCTCCATGATCCAGCTCGCGCACCACTGCGGCCTGAAGACGATCAACGTCGTTCGCGACGCCGAGACCTGGGAGCCGATTCTCAAGGATATGGGCGCAGACGTGGTCGTGGCCGAGGAGTCCGGCTACGAAAAGAAGATCAAAGAGCTGACGGGCGGGGCCAAGCCGCGCCTCGGGCTCAACTCCATCGGCGGCGACAGTGTGATCCGCCTCATCCGCTGCATGGCCGACTCGGCCAAGGTTGTCACCTTTGGCGGCATGGTCGGGGACAAGGTTCGCTTCCCCACGCGCAACCTCATCTTCAACGATCTGCACCTGTGTGGCTTCTGGATGGACAAGTGGGTGCGCACGCACAGTAAGGAAGAGTTTGACGCCATGCAGGCCGAGATCTTCGACCTCATGGCCAAGGGCGCGCTCAAGCTCCCCATCGACAGCACCTACAGCTTTGACAAGGCCACCGAAGCCGTCGCCCGCGCCAACGCCGGTGGCCGCAAAGGCAAGGTCCTCATCACCTCTGACTGGCAGGGCTAA
- a CDS encoding superoxide dismutase: MAYELPKLDYAYDALEPHIDAQTMEIHHTKHHNTYVTKLNDALSGAGIEGPECPSELCAKLGDIPENIRTAVRNNGGGHANHSFFWKIISPNGGGAPTGELAKAIDEAFGSFDKMKEEFANAAATRFGSGWAWLYVDADKKLKIGSTANQDNPWMNCECVPCHGQPVIGLDVWEHAYYLKYQNKRPDYISAFWSVVNWAKADEYYKGAVS, from the coding sequence ATGGCTTACGAATTACCGAAACTGGATTACGCCTACGACGCGCTCGAGCCTCACATCGACGCACAAACGATGGAGATCCACCATACCAAGCACCACAACACCTATGTGACCAAGCTCAATGACGCCCTGTCTGGAGCTGGCATCGAAGGGCCCGAATGCCCGTCCGAGTTGTGTGCCAAGCTGGGTGACATCCCCGAAAACATCCGCACGGCCGTCCGCAACAACGGTGGCGGTCATGCCAACCACTCTTTCTTCTGGAAGATCATCAGCCCGAATGGTGGCGGTGCTCCGACCGGCGAGCTGGCCAAGGCGATCGACGAAGCTTTTGGCTCTTTCGACAAGATGAAGGAAGAATTCGCCAACGCAGCGGCCACCCGCTTCGGCTCCGGCTGGGCATGGCTCTATGTCGACGCCGACAAGAAGCTCAAGATCGGCTCGACCGCCAACCAGGATAACCCCTGGATGAACTGCGAATGCGTCCCCTGCCACGGCCAGCCCGTGATCGGCCTCGACGTGTGGGAACACGCCTACTACCTGAAGTACCAGAACAAGCGCCCTGACTACATCAGCGCCTTCTGGAGCGTGGTCAACTGGGCCAAGGCCGACGAGTACTACAAGGGTGCCGTCTCCTAA
- a CDS encoding sigma-54 dependent transcriptional regulator, with product MKVCVLTREKNPKILKRLHLLGHGVRAESPERVQTLDPNSTDMVYLIPWSSSKEESWSEQRVILARASRYYLVYGQSMDTLNVMNAARDGAYDVLDESDSDERWNEAIEAAAKSQALWWQLYGGLGQSQNEKLIGQSSAMNALRESIQRIGPTDASVLVMGESGTGKELVAECLHDSSSKGKFVAVNCAAIPSDLMESELFGVQKGAFTGAGADKPGLVEEASGGTIFLDEIGEMDISLQPKLLRFLETRQARRVGSTKEYRCNVRVISATNRDLRADAEAGRFRLDLYYRISEIILNTPPLRHHSGDIPELARSLLDAAAIRLGKNFETIEPELIYRFQLYDWPGNVRELKQVIDRLAIHYTGPAMRAAWWEPPEKTDPYTTVLPGGFKRRNTPTPFGGGSRVPFVPQASNTSSPRSGTRAPFGGGSSSYGGAGHADPAPYRRAPMPNKRERFEMAKELLEQSGGDLAWTAAQLGIHPTTLYRWRKSGKV from the coding sequence ATGAAGGTCTGTGTGCTCACGCGGGAGAAAAACCCGAAGATCCTGAAGCGGCTGCATCTGCTCGGCCATGGGGTCAGGGCGGAGAGCCCGGAGCGTGTGCAGACGCTGGACCCCAACTCCACCGACATGGTCTACCTGATCCCCTGGAGCTCCTCCAAGGAGGAGAGCTGGAGTGAGCAGCGTGTGATCCTGGCGAGAGCCAGCCGCTACTATCTGGTCTATGGCCAGAGCATGGACACGCTCAATGTCATGAATGCCGCCCGTGACGGTGCCTACGATGTGCTCGACGAGAGTGATTCGGATGAGCGCTGGAACGAGGCCATCGAGGCCGCCGCTAAGTCGCAGGCGCTCTGGTGGCAGCTCTACGGCGGTCTTGGCCAGAGCCAGAATGAGAAGTTGATCGGCCAGTCCAGTGCCATGAACGCCCTGCGTGAGTCGATCCAGCGCATCGGCCCGACGGACGCCAGCGTGCTGGTGATGGGCGAGTCCGGCACGGGTAAGGAGCTCGTCGCGGAGTGCCTGCACGACTCCTCCAGCAAGGGCAAGTTTGTCGCCGTCAACTGCGCGGCCATTCCCTCCGACCTGATGGAGAGCGAACTCTTTGGCGTGCAGAAGGGCGCCTTTACCGGGGCCGGAGCCGATAAGCCCGGCCTGGTCGAGGAAGCCTCGGGGGGGACGATCTTCCTCGATGAAATCGGTGAGATGGACATCTCCCTGCAGCCCAAGCTGCTGCGCTTTCTGGAGACGCGGCAGGCCCGCCGGGTGGGCAGCACAAAAGAGTACCGCTGTAACGTGCGGGTCATCTCCGCTACGAACCGCGACCTGCGCGCCGACGCCGAGGCCGGGCGCTTCCGGCTCGACCTGTACTACCGCATTTCCGAGATCATTCTCAACACACCGCCGCTGCGCCATCATTCCGGGGACATCCCCGAGTTGGCCCGCTCGCTCCTCGACGCCGCCGCCATCCGCCTGGGGAAAAACTTTGAGACCATCGAGCCCGAGCTCATCTACCGCTTTCAGCTCTACGACTGGCCCGGTAATGTGCGCGAGCTCAAGCAGGTGATCGACCGGCTGGCCATCCACTACACGGGGCCGGCCATGCGGGCCGCCTGGTGGGAGCCCCCGGAAAAGACCGACCCGTACACGACCGTGCTTCCCGGTGGCTTCAAGCGCCGCAATACCCCGACACCCTTTGGGGGCGGTAGCCGGGTGCCTTTTGTCCCGCAGGCCAGTAACACATCGAGCCCGCGCAGCGGTACACGTGCGCCTTTTGGCGGAGGCTCATCGTCCTACGGCGGTGCCGGTCATGCCGATCCTGCGCCATATCGCCGTGCGCCCATGCCGAACAAGCGCGAACGCTTTGAGATGGCCAAGGAGCTGCTGGAGCAATCCGGCGGCGACCTCGCCTGGACCGCCGCCCAGCTCGGCATCCACCCGACGACCCTCTACCGCTGGCGCAAGTCGGGCAAGGTCTAG
- a CDS encoding META domain-containing protein has translation MKFILALLSVVSLFAFAACSHTPVPVAGAYIVAEVNGTEVETPQPITVTYTGESLVGKGPINNWSVPVDPQTLKLGIGFSTKMAGPEDLMQLEDQLLKAMDGATLTSRSDDVLVIVKDGKDVVVLTPVDPTSTTGTSSPTAIPEK, from the coding sequence ATGAAATTCATCCTCGCTCTTCTTTCTGTCGTTTCTCTTTTCGCGTTCGCGGCCTGCTCGCACACGCCGGTCCCGGTAGCCGGCGCCTACATCGTGGCCGAGGTCAACGGTACCGAGGTCGAGACCCCGCAGCCGATCACTGTCACCTACACCGGTGAGAGCCTCGTGGGTAAGGGCCCGATCAACAACTGGTCGGTTCCGGTCGATCCGCAGACGCTTAAGCTCGGCATCGGCTTCTCCACCAAGATGGCTGGCCCCGAAGACCTCATGCAGCTCGAAGACCAGCTCCTCAAGGCGATGGACGGCGCCACCCTCACCTCGCGCTCGGACGATGTGCTCGTGATCGTCAAGGACGGCAAAGACGTTGTCGTGCTGACTCCGGTCGATCCGACCTCGACCACCGGCACCTCCTCCCCGACTGCCATCCCCGAGAAGTAG
- a CDS encoding DUF4041 domain-containing protein produces the protein MAVAILFCVLWVLSKQQIKIVRTESRAEISRMVSVIEEKDTEIEGYRLKYSSVFDQEATLFQMGQEEAGLSLRIDQLRSSYSEKKAIFDRLEAQVAVYDERLSFAELGVYEPHFDFNDSEAFKRRIKQVQELQKILVSEKTALQCPTAWTVDGSVSKGQVMINRQVRLSLRAFNNECGVAIANVRWNNVNAMEKRILAAEKAINRENGSMNIVINDSYVQLKIEELRLTHEYREQLKKEKDERAELARAEREEKRLLAEAEAAEREERKFQVLLDKARKAAGVDEARISELEAALAEARENSERAHAMAEMTQSGYVYIISNVGSFGNDVVKIGLTRRLNPDDRVRELGDASVPFTFDTHAMIYSEEAPALESALHKEFADRRINMVNMRKEFFCVTIEEVEEAVSRLAPNASFFKDREAQEWHETLARRNQMLEDLQWQGERFPAEL, from the coding sequence ATGGCCGTGGCTATCTTGTTTTGTGTGCTGTGGGTTCTGTCGAAGCAACAGATTAAGATTGTACGTACAGAGAGTCGCGCTGAGATCAGTCGCATGGTATCTGTCATTGAGGAAAAAGATACTGAAATCGAAGGATATCGATTGAAGTATTCCTCTGTTTTTGACCAAGAAGCGACTTTGTTTCAGATGGGGCAGGAGGAGGCAGGTTTAAGTCTCAGAATAGATCAACTTCGGTCTTCGTATTCTGAGAAAAAGGCCATCTTTGATCGGCTGGAAGCGCAGGTCGCCGTTTACGATGAGCGGCTCTCGTTTGCAGAGCTAGGTGTCTATGAACCACACTTCGATTTCAATGATAGCGAGGCTTTCAAGAGAAGGATTAAGCAAGTGCAAGAGCTTCAAAAAATATTGGTATCAGAGAAAACTGCCCTGCAGTGCCCGACTGCATGGACTGTTGATGGGAGCGTGTCTAAGGGCCAAGTGATGATTAACAGACAGGTGCGACTTTCGTTGCGAGCTTTCAACAACGAGTGTGGCGTGGCGATCGCTAATGTTCGGTGGAACAACGTTAATGCGATGGAAAAACGTATTTTAGCAGCTGAAAAAGCGATAAACCGGGAGAATGGATCGATGAATATCGTTATAAATGATTCATACGTTCAGCTCAAAATAGAGGAGTTACGACTGACCCATGAATATCGTGAACAGCTCAAAAAAGAAAAAGACGAGAGGGCGGAGCTAGCACGGGCTGAGAGAGAAGAGAAAAGATTGCTAGCGGAAGCCGAGGCGGCAGAGCGTGAGGAGCGAAAATTTCAAGTACTCTTGGATAAAGCAAGAAAAGCAGCTGGTGTTGACGAAGCTAGAATTTCGGAACTGGAGGCCGCATTAGCAGAAGCTCGGGAAAATAGTGAGCGGGCCCATGCCATGGCTGAGATGACTCAGTCTGGATATGTCTATATTATTTCAAACGTTGGTTCATTTGGTAATGATGTGGTTAAGATTGGGCTTACGCGCAGACTGAACCCCGATGATCGTGTTCGTGAATTGGGTGATGCGAGTGTGCCTTTTACGTTTGATACGCATGCGATGATTTATTCGGAAGAAGCACCTGCATTAGAATCCGCCTTACACAAGGAGTTTGCTGACAGAAGGATCAATATGGTCAATATGCGTAAAGAGTTCTTTTGCGTAACAATTGAAGAGGTGGAGGAGGCGGTTTCTCGTTTAGCTCCCAATGCTAGTTTCTTTAAGGATCGTGAAGCTCAGGAATGGCATGAAACGCTAGCTCGCCGAAATCAAATGTTGGAGGATTTGCAATGGCAGGGGGAAAGATTCCCCGCAGAGCTATAG
- the mutL gene encoding DNA mismatch repair endonuclease MutL produces the protein MSEEKNQSPMAERPKIRVLPDRVINQIAAGEVIERPAAVVKELLENALDARADRIEIEFRGGGKSLIRVEDNGIGMTPEDALIALERHATSKLREAADLSTVLSLGFRGEALPSIASVSRFTLRSRAQGWEHGTEIFVNGGRMIHQRECGMPTGTRIEVANLFNSVPARRKFLKSDATESAHITHLVRLHAVARPGVSFSLIENGRSVFSSPKCPDMRERVAEIWGRDLAEELVELTPAEGANGMRLSGLIGKPGTGRATRRQMIALVNGRPVDSRTLNYALIEGYHSFIPKGRYPLAFLFLEIDPAVIDVNIHPAKREIKFRDEGRVRQFVLQSVVAQLQQLASQARHPTLQGGREDFEKYVLPRREPKPFPLAGEASDQPEIKGPASPSAKPTPAIKPSIYPRTKPGPVSDDFKHKYLSPDSDSPADKTPAPEKTAPPTENPTGNAASSHEKAGESPSPKAAAKDAPSGDAAGLPVVKWTPAGGSSEVSEDDESSGEKTFHFSWRCLGLLREGYAIFETPSGLVVLDRRAAHERVWFEQLQARFAEDDQPSQRLLFPVGLELEPLAAAALEENLPALQAHGFGIEPFGKNFFRLESHPDWLAEAEAETFVRDVIERLREGSLDLSRPAVGDEALARLAVSRAIRPSDAVGSEEMTELARALLQCQQPLNCPRGRPTYFELSHRELARRFGR, from the coding sequence TTGAGCGAGGAGAAGAACCAGTCCCCGATGGCCGAGCGGCCAAAAATCCGCGTCTTGCCCGATCGCGTGATCAACCAGATCGCGGCGGGGGAGGTGATCGAGCGCCCGGCGGCGGTGGTTAAGGAACTGCTTGAGAACGCGCTCGATGCCCGCGCTGATCGGATCGAGATCGAGTTCCGGGGCGGCGGTAAGAGTCTGATCCGCGTCGAGGACAACGGTATCGGCATGACCCCGGAGGATGCGCTGATCGCGCTGGAGCGTCACGCCACCAGTAAGCTGCGCGAAGCCGCCGACCTCTCCACGGTGCTCAGTCTGGGCTTTCGCGGGGAGGCGTTGCCGAGCATTGCCAGTGTGAGCCGTTTCACCCTGCGCAGCCGCGCCCAGGGTTGGGAGCACGGCACGGAGATTTTTGTCAACGGCGGACGCATGATTCACCAGCGCGAGTGCGGGATGCCGACCGGCACCCGCATCGAGGTGGCCAACCTGTTCAACAGCGTGCCCGCGCGCCGGAAGTTTTTAAAGAGCGACGCCACCGAGTCAGCTCATATCACGCACCTGGTGCGGCTCCATGCGGTGGCCCGGCCTGGCGTATCTTTTTCGCTGATCGAGAATGGCCGCAGCGTTTTTTCGTCGCCCAAGTGCCCGGACATGCGTGAGCGCGTGGCGGAGATCTGGGGGCGCGATCTGGCAGAGGAACTGGTCGAGCTGACCCCGGCTGAGGGGGCGAACGGCATGCGCCTGTCCGGCCTGATCGGTAAGCCCGGCACCGGCCGCGCGACCCGGCGGCAGATGATCGCGCTGGTCAATGGCCGCCCGGTGGACAGCCGCACGCTCAACTACGCGCTGATCGAGGGCTACCACTCCTTTATCCCGAAGGGGCGCTACCCGCTGGCCTTCCTGTTTCTGGAGATCGACCCGGCGGTCATCGACGTGAATATCCACCCGGCCAAGCGCGAGATCAAGTTCCGCGACGAGGGCCGCGTGCGTCAGTTCGTACTGCAGTCGGTCGTGGCTCAGCTTCAGCAGCTCGCCTCGCAGGCACGGCATCCGACCCTGCAGGGTGGGCGCGAGGATTTCGAGAAGTACGTGCTGCCCCGCCGCGAGCCCAAGCCCTTCCCGCTGGCGGGCGAGGCGTCGGACCAGCCAGAGATAAAGGGACCGGCGAGCCCGTCCGCCAAGCCGACACCTGCGATCAAGCCTTCGATCTACCCGCGAACGAAGCCCGGCCCGGTCTCGGATGATTTTAAGCACAAGTATCTTTCCCCGGACTCCGACTCCCCGGCAGACAAGACGCCTGCCCCTGAAAAGACCGCTCCGCCCACCGAGAACCCGACGGGCAACGCCGCTTCCTCCCATGAAAAGGCCGGAGAATCACCGTCCCCCAAGGCAGCGGCCAAAGACGCTCCCTCAGGTGACGCAGCCGGCCTGCCAGTGGTTAAGTGGACCCCTGCGGGCGGCTCGTCCGAAGTTTCGGAGGATGACGAGTCCTCCGGTGAAAAAACGTTTCACTTCAGCTGGCGTTGCTTGGGGCTGCTGCGCGAGGGCTATGCGATCTTTGAGACCCCCTCCGGGCTGGTCGTTTTGGACCGGCGTGCAGCTCATGAGCGGGTCTGGTTTGAGCAGCTGCAGGCACGCTTTGCCGAGGATGACCAGCCCAGCCAGCGGTTGCTTTTTCCCGTCGGTCTGGAGCTGGAGCCCCTGGCCGCCGCCGCGCTGGAGGAGAACCTGCCCGCGCTGCAGGCGCATGGTTTCGGGATCGAGCCCTTCGGGAAGAACTTTTTCCGCCTGGAGTCGCACCCCGATTGGCTGGCTGAGGCCGAGGCCGAGACATTTGTCCGCGACGTGATCGAGCGCCTGCGCGAGGGTTCGCTCGACCTCTCTCGGCCTGCGGTGGGAGACGAGGCGCTGGCCCGTCTGGCCGTTTCCCGCGCCATCCGCCCATCCGATGCTGTCGGCAGTGAAGAAATGACCGAGCTGGCCCGCGCCTTGCTACAGTGTCAGCAACCGCTAAACTGCCCGCGCGGACGCCCGACCTACTTCGAGTTGTCCCACCGCGAGCTGGCCCGTCGATTCGGGCGCTAG